A region from the Euleptes europaea isolate rEulEur1 chromosome 13, rEulEur1.hap1, whole genome shotgun sequence genome encodes:
- the CLDN5 gene encoding claudin-5 → MASAALELLGLTLAIVGWAGAILAAGLPMWQVSAFVEANIVTAQITWEGLWMACVALSTGHTQCKAYDSVLSLPPELQAGRTLMVLAGLLGLLALLVTVAGAQCTTCLRAGRAKGWVAAVGGGLFVLCGLLVLVPPSWFAHIVIGNFYAPTARSKREMGAALYVAWAAAALLLLGGALVCCPCARPRHDAPGPVKYAAPRRPAAHAAHANGDYDKKNYV, encoded by the coding sequence ATGGCTTCGGCGGCGCTGGAGCTGCTGGGGCTGACGCTGGCCATCGTGGGCTGGGCGGGGGCCATCCTGGCGGCGGGGCTGCCCATGTGGCAGGTGTCGGCCTTCGTGGAGGCCAACATCGTGACGGCGCAGATcacctgggaggggctgtggatggCGTGCGTGGCGCTGAGCACGGGCCACACGCAGTGCAAGGCCTACGACTCGGTGCTGTCGCTGCCGCCCGAGCTGCAGGCGGGCCGCACGCTCATGGTGCTGGCCGGCCTGCTGGGGCTGCTGGCCCTGCTGGTCACCGTGGCGGGGGCCCAGTGCACCACCTGCCTGCGCGCCGGCCGCGCCAAGGGCTGGGTGGCCGCCGTCGGGGGCGGCCTCTTCGTCCTGTGCGGGCTGCTGGTGCTCGTGCCGCCCAGCTGGTTCGCCCACATCGTCATCGGCAACTTCTACGCCCCGACGGCGCGCTCCAAGCGGGAGATGGGCGCCGCCCTGTACGTCGCctgggccgccgccgccctcctgcTGCTCGGCGGGGCGCTCGTCTGCTGCCCCTGCGCCCGGCCGCGCCACGACGCCCCCGGCCCCGTCAAGTACGCCGCCCCCCGACGGCCCGCCGCCCATGCCGCCCACGCCAACGGGGACTACGACAAGAAGAACTACGTctga